The following coding sequences are from one Pseudomonas mendocina window:
- a CDS encoding MgtC/SapB family protein, which yields MEVYERILTTLAQEFSDLHQVEHLTRATLRLVLAMFLGGLLGYERAVMGKAAGMRTHMLVCLGAAIFVMALEQNGAESDAMSRVIQGVAAGIGFLCAGTILKGRSISDVKGLTTAAGLWASAAIGVAVGLGREGTAVLATVIVLVVLHLMPLVVDPSANIPADDEPDSETRDKQ from the coding sequence ATGGAAGTGTACGAACGAATCCTCACGACTTTGGCGCAGGAGTTTTCCGATCTGCACCAGGTCGAACACCTGACCCGCGCCACACTGCGCCTGGTGCTGGCCATGTTCCTCGGCGGGTTGCTCGGCTACGAGCGCGCGGTGATGGGCAAGGCCGCCGGTATGCGCACGCATATGCTGGTGTGTCTGGGGGCAGCGATCTTCGTCATGGCGCTTGAGCAGAATGGCGCTGAATCAGACGCCATGAGCCGGGTGATCCAGGGGGTCGCCGCTGGTATCGGTTTTCTTTGCGCCGGCACCATTCTCAAGGGGCGAAGCATTTCCGACGTGAAGGGGCTGACCACCGCCGCGGGCCTGTGGGCTTCGGCGGCCATCGGTGTGGCGGTTGGCCTCGGTCGCGAGGGCACGGCCGTTCTGGCCACGGTGATCGTGCTGGTGGTGCTGCACTTGATGCCGCTGGTGGTCGACCCCAGCGCCAACATCCCCGCGGATGACGAGCCGGATTCCGAAACGCGCGACAAGCAATAG
- a CDS encoding Rho termination factor N-terminal domain-containing protein, whose protein sequence is MPRGSKDKYTAKQKRKAEHIEESYKERGVPPDEAEARAWATVNKQSGGGEKAGGSGRTTPPAVKQAARESSARRASKTRQGIPRPGQKLEAMSRDELMDLARKRDLSGRSRMRKQELLEALRSKS, encoded by the coding sequence ATGCCCCGTGGTAGCAAAGACAAGTACACCGCCAAGCAGAAGCGCAAGGCCGAGCACATCGAGGAGAGCTACAAGGAACGCGGCGTGCCGCCGGACGAGGCCGAAGCCCGGGCCTGGGCGACAGTGAACAAGCAGTCCGGTGGCGGTGAGAAAGCAGGCGGTTCGGGGCGTACCACCCCACCAGCGGTCAAACAGGCCGCCCGCGAATCGTCCGCCCGCCGCGCCTCGAAGACCCGCCAGGGCATTCCCCGGCCGGGACAGAAGCTGGAAGCCATGAGCCGCGATGAATTGATGGATCTGGCGCGCAAGCGCGACTTGTCAGGGCGCTCACGGATGCGCAAGCAGGAGCTGCTGGAGGCTTTGCGCAGCAAGTCCTGA